In the genome of Candidatus Dadabacteria bacterium, the window CAGAACCCTCCTCGTGCAGTCGCGCCATTCCCAGACGCCTTATGTTAATCGCTGCATTCGTGTCTGCGTTGGACACGTAGCCACAACTCACACATAGGAACCGTGCTTGGGTTTTACGGTTCTCTTTATCTGTATACCCGCATTTGGAGCATTTCTGACTTGTATACGCGGGATTTACTTCTATTAGTCTCCCGCACTTATACTCAAGATTCCTTCTAAGCCCTCCGAAGGCAGTATCCAGCATTGCCTTGTTAAGCCCAGCCTTCTGCCTGACGTTCTTTCCGGGATTTTCTGTAGTACCCTTTGCGGAAGCGGTCATGTTCTTTACCTTGAGATCTTCTACAATTATCGTTCCGCACTTGTCCGCAATCTCCTTCGTGGTCTTGTGAATCCAGTTCCTGCGGATATTGGCTATCTTTCTGCTTAGCTTAGCAAGTTTCTTCTTTGTGTCCTTCCTCCTGTTTGACCCCTTGGTTTGCCTTGCTATCTTTCGCTGATACCATCTCCTTCGCTTTTCTTTTTTCTCCAAATCCGGCAGGAAGTAGAAATCTCCATCTGAAGTGGCTATCTGGCGTGCGTTCATGTCAACTCCGAGAACCTCTCCATCGTCCATCTTTTCTTTCATCTCAACTTCATAGAAAACAAAGGCTCTCCATCTGTGCCCGTCATGGCGAAGCACTACCTGCTTCGGTGTACCGTTCTCCCAGAGATTGCCACCCCGGCGGGTAATCTTTACCCATCCCACTCCTTGAATACGGAGAAGTCCATATTTTCTGCTCAGTTTCCTTATCCCGAATTGCCCCGTACTGGGAAGCGTGAAGCTAGGAGCGGTTCTCTTTCTACTTCTAGGCTTCGGGAATCCCTTTTTGCCCTCCATCGCCCCTTTCAGTGTGTCCGCAAAATACTTGAGGGTATGCTTGACAGGGTTGGCGGGGAGTTCCCGCATCCACTCCGTCTCATGCCTCAATTTCGTGAACTCTAAGCCGAGACTGAAATAACTGGTTTGTGGTCTCTGCCCCTTACCGTTTCTGAATGCCTGGTAGTCAGCAAGATTCTTCTCCCGAAAATGGTTCCAAACGTACCGGCAGGCTCCGGCTATACGAAACATCTTCTTCGCCTTAGCCCTAGCGATAGGGAGAACGACAAACTCTACAGTGCGCATTTCTTTAGTCATTGCAGCATATTATACTCAATCGTCTTGGTGCTTGGGTATATAATTCCCTGCGGCATTCCCTAAAGCCTCGGAATCAGGATGCCGTCTGGCCGCCGCAGCTGCTTCCGGCCCCCGCGGTGCATCCGAAACAGTGAACACCGAATCTTATCTTTCTGTTGATCACTTGACGAAGGTCGAAGTTGAATATGGTCAACCCCCCGTTCCCGTTTCGGCACTGCATCTCAAGCATCTGGTTAAAGTCGCAGTCGTAGATTTTTCCGTCGTGGCTTACGCTGATCAGGTTCCGGCACATTATGCCGTTTACGGTTTCAGGATTGAAAGCGTTTACAAGCTTTTCGATGTATTCCTCGTAGGCGTTCTGTTTTCTCAGTTCCTTCTCAAACCTGTTAATCGGCATATTGGTCA includes:
- a CDS encoding transposase translates to MTKEMRTVEFVVLPIARAKAKKMFRIAGACRYVWNHFREKNLADYQAFRNGKGQRPQTSYFSLGLEFTKLRHETEWMRELPANPVKHTLKYFADTLKGAMEGKKGFPKPRSRKRTAPSFTLPSTGQFGIRKLSRKYGLLRIQGVGWVKITRRGGNLWENGTPKQVVLRHDGHRWRAFVFYEVEMKEKMDDGEVLGVDMNARQIATSDGDFYFLPDLEKKEKRRRWYQRKIARQTKGSNRRKDTKKKLAKLSRKIANIRRNWIHKTTKEIADKCGTIIVEDLKVKNMTASAKGTTENPGKNVRQKAGLNKAMLDTAFGGLRRNLEYKCGRLIEVNPAYTSQKCSKCGYTDKENRKTQARFLCVSCGYVSNADTNAAINIRRLGMARLHEEGSGINTVPANREIDTRLSYG